CACGATGCCGGGGCTTTGTTTGTGGTAGATGCTGTCACCTCTTATTGTGGTACAGATCTTCGGGTGGACGAATGGGGGATTGATGCCATTTATACAGGCACCCAAAAATGTCTGAGTGCGCCTCCCGGAATGTCGCCTGTTTCTTTTAGCGAAAGAGCCGTAGCAGCCCTTGACAACCGCAAAACAAAAGTTCAGAGCTGGTTTATGGATCTTTCCCTGGTAAAAAACTACTGGGCGGGGGCAAAACGCGCATACCATCATACTGGCCCTGTTTCCAATATGTATGCACTATATGAAGCCTATCGTCTCGTACTGGAAGAAGGCCTCGACAAACGATTTGCCCGGCACAAAGCCAATCATTTACTGCTAAAAGAGGGACTTGAAGCAATGGGGTTTGAGTTTCTGGTAAAGGAGGGATTCCGGTTGCCAATGCTCAATTCTGTGCTGATTCCTGAAGGTGTAGATGATGCAGCTGTCAGGAGTCGCCTGCTCAACGAATACAATATTGAAATTGGTGCAGGGCTGGGAGCATTTGCCGGAAAAATCTGGCGAATTGGTCTCATGGGAGAAAGCTCTACCCCTAATCATATCAATATTTTACTTTCTGCCCTGAGGACGATCCTGTAGGTAATCTTTGTTGTATGTAAGGGGAATGCTTTTACATAGTGATGCGGGTTGCTTTTTAGCATGATAACCGCTAACTTTTAAGTAACCCATGGACTGTGTATGAAAAATGCGCTAAAGATTTCCCTTATATATCTGGTTTTTGGTGTAACCTGGATTCT
The DNA window shown above is from Bacteroidia bacterium and carries:
- a CDS encoding alanine--glyoxylate aminotransferase family protein; translated protein: MYKELNTHTRVLMGPGPSEVHPRVLKAMSTPLVGHLDPDFLEIMDNIKAMAQTTFKTKNPLTFVVSAPGSAGMETCLVNLLEPGDEAVICVHGVFGGRMADIAERCGAKVIRVEAPWGEAIDPQQVKIALENSKPKLVAIVHAETSTGVLQPLQEISRMVHDAGALFVVDAVTSYCGTDLRVDEWGIDAIYTGTQKCLSAPPGMSPVSFSERAVAALDNRKTKVQSWFMDLSLVKNYWAGAKRAYHHTGPVSNMYALYEAYRLVLEEGLDKRFARHKANHLLLKEGLEAMGFEFLVKEGFRLPMLNSVLIPEGVDDAAVRSRLLNEYNIEIGAGLGAFAGKIWRIGLMGESSTPNHINILLSALRTIL